Genomic segment of Avibacterium volantium:
CTCAATTTTTTGATGATGGATCGATGATGAAAAAATTTTTCCTTTTTCTTTTGTTTTTGTTGCTCTTGATTGGTGGGGCGGCGCTTTGGGGTTATCAGCACTTAACGCAATGGGTGCAGCACCCTGTGAATGTGCAGGCGGAGCAATTATTAACGGTGGAGCGTGGCACAACGGGGGCGAAATTAGCGAAGCTGTTGGAGCAAGAAAAGCTGGTTGATGATGCCACCTATTTGCCGTGGTTGTTAAAGCTCAAGCCCGAGTTAAATAAAATCAAGGCGGGGACCTATTCCCTTGAGGGTGTGAAGACGGTGGCGGATTTGTTGCAACGTTTAAACAGCGGTAAGGAAGTGCAACTGAATGTGCGTTTTTTAGAAGGGGATACCTTCAAAACCTGGCGTAAAACGCTGGCGAAAGCCCCTTATTTGCAACAAACTTTGGCGGATAAAACGGAAGAAGAAATTTATCAATTATTGGATTTGCCGGCGGATTTACCGCATAAAATTGAAGGCTGGTTATATCCTGATACTTATAGCTATACACCGAAATCGAGCGATCTGGCATTATTGAAACGAGCGGCAGAGCGTATGAAAGCCTTATTAGAAAAAACGTGGGCAGCGCGCGATGCCAATTTACCGCTAAAAAATGCCTATGAAATGCTGATTTTAGCTTCTATTGTTGAGCGTGAAACTGCATTGAATGATGAGCGCGGCAAAGTGGCGTCAGTGTTTATTAACCGCTTGAATAAAAAGATGAAATTGCAAACTGACCCAACCGTGATTTACGGAATGGGTGAGCGTTATAATGGTAATATTCGTCGTAAGGATTTGGAAGAAGCCACGCCATACAACACCTATGTGATTGACGGCTTGCCGCCTACGCCAATTGCAATGCCAACAGAAAGCGCCTTGCAGGCCGTGGCACACCCTGAGAAAACGGAATTTTTATATTTCGTGGCCGATGGCACGGGCGGACATAAATTCAGCAAAAACTTACAGCAACACAATCAAGCAGTGCAAGAATATCTGCGTTGGTATCGCCAACAAAAAAGTGGGAAATAATATGACTGGCAAATTTATTGTGATCGAAGGGCTAGAAGGGGCAGGCAAAACCACCGCGCGTGATGCTATTGTGGAAGTGCTAGCTCGCGAAGGCATTGACGATGTGGTGTTTACCCGTGAACCCGGTGGCACGCCGTTGGCGGAAAAATTACGCCATTTGATCAAATATGAAACGGAAGAACCCGTAACCGATAAAGCGGAACTGTTAATGCTTTATGCTGCGCGTATTCAGCTGGTGGAAAATGTGATTAAACCCGCCCTTGCTGCAGGCAAATGGGTGGTGGCCGATCGCCACGATTTATCTTCCCAAGCCTATCAAGGAGGCGGGCGACAAATTGATGCACAACTGTTGCAAAGCTTAAAGCAAACGGTGTTAGGGGATTTCTCGCCTGATCTCACGTTATACTTAGATCTCGATCCTGAAATCGGTTTGGCGCGTGCCAGAGGGCGTGGCGAGTTGGATCGTATTGAGCAGCAGGAAATCGCCTTTTTCCAACGTACGCGAGCGCGTTATTTGGCATTGGTGAAAGATGATCCGAAAGCAGTTATCATCAATGCGGAACAGCCCATTGAACAAGTGCGTGCCGATATTCAAAGTGCGGTGCAAAATTTCGTTAAAAATCATCAATAAAACTTATGTTACGTTATCCTTGGTTGCAACCTTATTACGACAAAATCATCAACGCCTTTGAACAGGGCTATGGTCATCACGCCTTGCTGTTTAAAACAGAGCAGGGCATTGGCGACGATGAGCTGGTGCGTGGCGTGGCGGAATGGTTAATGTGTCAATCGCCAAAGGGCAACCAACCTTGTGGCGCGTGCCATAGTTGTCAGCTGTTTAATGCAGGCAATCACCCTGATTTTTATCTGCTTGAACCGATTGAAAATAAGGATATTGGCATTGACCAAGTGCGAGAAGTGAATGAAAAAGTTGCGCAGCGTTCACAGCAGGGTGGCAATAAAGTTGTCATGATTAGACAAGTGGATCGCCTGACGGAATCTGCCGCGAATGCGTTGCTGAAAACCTTGGAAGAACCCACTGAGCAAACTTATTTCCTGCTTCAAGCAGATCTTTCTGCCAGTTTGTTAGCGACCATTTATAGCCGTAGCCAACCTTGGCTTATTCCAAATCCGCCTGAAGTGGAAGCTTTGACTTGGCTAGAGACACAGAATGTAGGAAAAATCGAAGAAATTCGCACCGCACTTGAGGTTTCGCACGGTCGCCCTCTTTCCGCGTTGGATATGTTACAGCAAGGATTATTGGAAAAACGCAAGCAGTTGTTACGCCAATTTTGGCAGTTTTATATGCGCCGTTCACCGCTGGAATTATTACCGCACTTTGAAAAAGAGATTTTATTTCAGCAGTTAGATTGGCTCAGTGCCTTTTTGCGTGATGCGTTGAAAATGAAGCTGAATGTGCCTGAGCAGTGGGTGCAGGCAGATTTTCTGCAAGCCATTGCTCGTTTTAATCAAAGGCAGAGCGCGCAAGGGTTGCTAAAAGCCAGCCAAATTATGCAACAAGTGCGGTCGGATTTATTACAAATTAATGGCGTGAATCAAGAAATTATCTTGCTTGATGGCTTAACACGCCTGATTACAGAGGTTTTTGAACCCGAACAAAATCATTAGGAAAGTAAAATGTTTATTGTAGATAGTCATTGTCATTTAGACGCATTAGATTATGAAAACTTACACCAAAATGTCGCCGATGTGGTGCAAAAAGCCAAGCAACGTGGCGTGCAGCATTTGCTTGCGGTGGGGGTAACCTTAAAACGTTTTGAGCAAATGTACGATACCTTAAAGCCGTTTTCTGAAATTTCGCTGGCTTGCGGTGTTCACCCGTTAGATTTAGATGATGAACCCTTTGACGCTGAGCGCCTGTTAAAATTGGCGCAAGACGATAAAGTTATCGCTATTGGGGAAATGGGCTTGGATTATTATTACAGTGTGGAAAATAAAGCTCAACAGCAATCGGTGTTTGCCGCCCAAATTGGCGTGGCGAATGCGTTAAACAAGCCGATTATTGTGCATACGCGCGCCGCAAGAGAAGATACCATTGCATTGTTGAAAGAAAATAATGCACAAAAGTGCGGTGGTGTTTTGCATTGTTTTACGGAAAATTGGGAAATGGCAAAACAAGCCCTTGATCTCGGGTTTTACATTTCCATTTCAGGCATTATTACCTTTAGAAATGCGGAAGAACTGCGTGAAGTGGTGCGTCAAGTGCCGTTAGATCGCCTGCTGGTGGAAACCGACAGCCCTTATCTTGCGCCTGTGCCTTATCGCGGCAAACAAAATCAACCAGCTTATACCCGCGAAGTATGCGATTATGTGGCAACCTTAAAAGGGCTTTCTAGCGAGGAATTTGCCCAAATCACCACACAAAATTTTGAGCGTTTGTTCAAAATTCAGGTACAATAAAGCATCACTAAAGAATTACTTTAGCAGGAGGAAGACACAATGCGCCGCTTTTTTAAATATTTTTTTATTTTGATCATCTTTTTATTCCACGGTTTTTTGTTTGCCCTAGTGAACTACGTTACCCCACATTATGACGTAACGCGCGTTACTGGGGTGGAAGTAAAACGTGTGGACAAAGATGGCCCAATCACGAAATCAAATCCAGCAGACGGCCCAACTCGTGATGTGTATTACATTTATACACAAAAACCGAATGAAGATAAGGTAATGGTGTATCGCAATGAAGATACACGCTGGGGCTTTCCGTTCTATTTCAAATTTGGTTCGGCAGATTTACAAGCCAAAGCGCAAAGTTTTGCGGTGGAACATAAATTGGTGCAAGTGAAATATTATGGTTGGCGTTTGGTGTTATTTGATGAGTTCCGTAATGCCACATCAATCAAAGAAGTGACCTTAGATGAAGGTGCATCTTACCCGATTTTGTCTTATGTGTTTTACTTCTTCTTGTTGATTACGCTGTTTTTCTCAATCCAATTCGTGCGCGGGTGGTTTGATAGCGAACGATAAGCATCAAAATAAGGTGAAAGTGGTGTATCTTGTGATGCACCATTTTTTGTCTAAGGATAATAAAAATGGGATTATTTGAAGCAATATTAAGTTTGGCTGCCTTAATTGGCATAAGTGCGGTGATTTCTTCCGCAGAAATTTCCCTCGCAGGGGCAAGAAAGTTGAAGCTACAAAGTCTTGAAAATGAAGGTGATGAGCGAGCAAGATTAGTGCTACAACTGCAAGCGCAACCGGGGCGATTTATCACCGTGGTGCAAATTGGCTTGAATATGGTGGCAATTTTAGGTGGGGTGATTGGCGAAAGTGCCATTAGTCCTGTACTGGAAAAATTACTTGCCCAATATAGCCACGCAGAATGGTTGCAAAGTGCCGCGTCTTGGTTGTCTTTTGCCATTGTAACCATTGCGTTTATTTTACTGGCGGATCTGATTCCTAAACGCCTTGCAATGACCAATCCAGAAGCCGTCGCATTGCGCACCGTACGCATTATGCTATTCTGCATTTTCTTATTTAAGCCTATCGTGTGGCTGTTTGACGCTATTGCCAACGGTGTATTTCGCTTATTTCGCATTTCTACCGTGCGAGAAGATAACCTGACCCCTGAAGATATTGTGGCGCTGATGGACGCAGGAGCTGAGGCGGGCGTGCTAAAAGCGCAAGAACATTATTTGATCGAAAATATTTTCGATATGCAAGAACGCACGGTGACTTCCACAATGACCACGCGTGAAAATATCGTTTTTTTAGACCGCACTTTTGATCGCGAAAAAGTGATAGCAACCATTAAATCTAACCCTCATTCTAAATTGCTGATTTGTGATAATGGACTAGATAAAATTTTAGGCTACATTGAGTCGCACAGCTTGCTCACCTTGTATTTGCAAGAACAGCAGGTTTCTCTCACAGATCAGCGTATTCTGCGTAAGCCCTTGTTTATCCCTGATACTTTATCCCTATTTGAAGTGCTGGAATTGTTTAAATCTGCGGGCGAAGATTTTGCCGTAATCGTCAATGAATATGCCTTAGTGGTGGGTATTGTTACCTTAAATGATGTGATGAGCATCGTAATGGGCGAATTGGTGTCGAGTGAAGAAGAGCAAATCGTCCGCCGTGACGAAAGTTCGTGGCTGATTGACGGCGCAACCCCTTTGGAAGATGTAATGCGAGCCTTAGAAATCGAAACCTTCCCTGATGCGGAAAACTACGAAACCATCGGCGGATTTATGATGTATATGCTACGCAAAATCCCGAAAAAAACCGATTTTGTGCTATACGACAAATATAAATTTGAAATTATCGACACCGAGAATTTTAAAATTGACCAACTGATGGTGTCTTTAAGAAAGGATATATAGGATTAAGGTGAGATAAGGCAGTGAGCTGAAAAGAACGTGATCGGTAGGCTGCCTGTGTTTGCTCAATCCATATTTTTACTCAACAAAAAAACCCTACTTGCGTAGGGTTTTTTGTCATCAACAATCTTATTTTGTGCTTGGAATGCTGAAGCGTTTGTTGAAGCGTTCAACACGACCACCAGTATCAACAACACGTTGTTTACCAGTGTAGAATGGGTGGCAGTTGCTGCACACATCTAAGTTCAAAGCTTTACCTAAAGTTGAACGCGTTTTGATTACATTACCGCAAGAACAAGTTGCCGTAATTTCTTTATATTCTGGGTGAATACCTTGTTGCATAGAAAACCTCAATTTGAAGCCACTCCGCTCTCTAAAACTGAATTTAGCACCGAGTGTGGTTAATATTACGCTTATAACACATCGCCATAAGCAGGATCTTTCATTTAAGCCCGCAGATTATACCGAAAAAAAAGGAATATTCAAGGGGCGAGATTATTCCGCTATAATAAGGGCAATTTTTGTTTGTTAAGGCTCGCATAATGAAACTTGTTCGAGTGGCGCTGGCTGTGCCGTTGTTCCAATTTTTTGATTATCTTCTGCCCGAAGGTTTAAACCCTGTGGTGGGCGGGCGCGTGGTTGTGCCATTTGGAACACAAAAACGAGTGGGGATCGTGGTGGATTTTCCTACGGAAAGTGAGATTGAACTACAACAGCTCAAAGGGATCTTGGGCGTGCTAGATGAGCAAAATTTATTTAACGAACCTGTGTGGCAGCTCATTCACTGGGCAGCGAATTATTATCAAGCGCCCTTGGGAGAAGCCTTATTCCAAGCCTTGCCAGTGAAATTGCGGCAGGGCGAAAGTGCGGTGCAAAATTCGCAAGTTTTTTTCCATATTACAGAATTAGGCGAGCAAGCCTTGCGTGAGAATTTGCTGAAACGCGCGAAGAAACAGCAAGAAGCCTTGCAATTATTGGCCGCACAGCCTGTGGAAAAAGGGCAGAATTCCTTTGCCGCGAGCATTTGGCAGAACCTGAAAGAAAAAGGCTATGTGGTAGAAAAAGAACAGCTAGCGGAAATTCGCCCTTGGCAAGATATTGAACAGCCGATTGTAAATGAGCAAAATAAACATCGCTTAAATAAAGAACAGGCGTTGGCGCTAGGGCAAATTTTATTTCATCAAGGCTTTGCTGCGTGGTTGATTGACGGCGTAACGGGTTCGGGCAAAACGGAAATCTATTTACAAAGCATTGAAGAAACCTTGAAAAAAGGGCGACAAGTGTTGGTGCTTGTGCCTGAGATTGGCTTAACCCCGCAAACCGTGCAACGCTTTAAAGCACGTTTTAATGTGGAAATTGATGTGCTACATTCTAATTTGAACGATACGCAACGCTTGCAGGCTTGGCAACGAGCAAAATCGGGACAAAGTGCGGTGGTTATTGGCACGAGATCGGCACTGTTTACCCAATTTGCCGATCTTGGTTTGATCGTGATTGATGAAGAACACGACAGTTCTTTCAAGCAGCAAGAGGGTTGGCGTTATCACGCGCGGGATCTCGCCGTGGTGTATGCCAAACAGTTGGATATTCCCATTTTATTAGGATCGGCAACGCCAAGCCTTGAGAGCTTGAATAACGTGAAATTGGGCAAATACCAGCACATTATTTTGCAAAAAAGAGCAGGAAATAGCACCGCACTTCAACAGTTTGTCATCGACCTGAAACATCAGCGTATGCAAAATGGCTTGTCAGATGCCCTTGCCAACAAAATGCAGGAACATTTACAGCAAGGCAATCAAGTGTTGCTATTTTTAAACCGCCGTGGTTTTGCGCCTGTGTTGTTTTGCCACGAATGCGGTTGGATTGCCGAATGTCAGCATTGCGAAAAGCCTTATACTTATCATCAACATCAACGCGTGTTGCGCTGCCATCATTGTAACTCACAAAAGCTCATTCCAATGCAATGTGGGCATTGTGGTTCAACCCATTTGATGACCACGGGACTTGGCACCGAACAGCTGGAAGAAACCCTAAAACAACGCTTCCCTGATTATGTGGTAACGCGTATTGACCGCGATAGTACCGCGCGCAAAGGCAAGCTAGAACAGCATTTGCAAGATATTCAGCAAGGCAAAAGCCAGATCTTAATCGGCACGCAAATGCTCGCAAAAGGCCATCATTTTCCTAATGTGACCTTAGTGGGCTTAATGAATGTGGATAATGCCTTGTTTTCTTTGGATTTTCGTGCAGAAGAACGGCTTGCTCAGCTTTATGTGCAAGTGTCAGGGCGCGCGGGGCGCGGTGAAAAACACGGGCAAGTGGTGCTGCAAACGCACTATCCCGATCACCCCTTATTACGCACTTTGTTAAAAGATGGCTACGGTGAATTTGCTCAGCAAGCCTTGCATTTACGCCAACAAATGGGGCTGCCGCCTTATAGCGCACAGGCCTTATTTCGCGCGCAGAGCCGACATAGCGAAGAAGCCGAGCAGTTTTTACAACATATTGCCGAACAGCTACAACAACAAAATGTTACAGGCTTGCAAATTTACGGCCCATTGCCAGCCCCATTTAGCAAAAAAGCAGGGTTTTACCGTTGGCAGTTATTGCTACAACATTCTTCCAAAGCAAAACTACAGCAAGTGTTAAGCCAATTTAAACCGCATATTCCGCAAAAGGCTCACCAAGTGCGGTGGATTTTAGATGTGGATCCGTTAGATTTAAGTTAAAACTTGCTAGCCATTACCCCTATTTTTCAGTAGAATTGCGGTTATTTTTTATTATGGTTGGGGATAATTGTTAAATTTCCCACTGATTGAGTAAATTTATCCTAAATTTTGACCGCACTTTTAATGGAAACAAGGTGTTATTGTGGCTAAACGTGATTATGTTTCTCGCCGATCTGGCGCAACAAATAAGAAAGCAAAGAAAGTAAATAAATCAGTAGTTTTAACGATTGTGGCATTAGTGATCGCACTATTTGCGGGTGGATTATATTTTCTTAAGCAAAAATCTAACGAAATTGCCCCTGTTGTGCCTACGCCAGAGAAAAAAGCGCCAAAAAGCGTCTTGCCAACGCCCCCTGAAGAAGTGTGGAGCTATATTAAAGCCTTGGAAACGCGCACTGTGCCTGTGGACGATAATCCAAAATCTTTGGAAAAAAATATGCGTTTAACAGAAGAGCAGAAAAAAGTGCTAATCGAAATGGAAAAAGAGCAAAAGGCTGCCGAAGCCGCGCGCTTAAAACAGGCTGAAGAACGCAAGAAAGCCGAAGAACAGGCAGCCAGAGAAGCCGCAAGAAAACCAGAGCCAGCCAAAGCTAGCGTGGTGGAAAGCAAGCCTATGGTGGTAGAAACAAAACCTGTCGTGAAAGTAAAAGAAGAAAGTAAAAAAGCGGAAACGGTGAAAAAAGAAGAAGCGCCGAAGAAAGTGGAAACTGCAGTCGCAAAAAATACCAACGGAGAGAAAAAATATGGCTTGCAATGTGGCGCATTTAAAAATCGTCATCAAGCAGAAAATATTCAAGCCAAACTTGTGTTAGCTGGGTTTAATGCGCGTGTAAATAGCAGTGCAGATTGGAATCGTGTGGTAATCGGTCCGGTGGGGGATCGCACAACAACGCAAAAGACGCTTGAAAAGGCGAAGTCAATCACCACTTGTGTGTTGATTGGAATGTAAAATTTGAAATACTAAATCTCATCAGCCACCTTTCAAAAGGTGGCTTTTTTTCGCTTATTTTTTGATTTATTTATTGCGTTAAAATAAAAAATCATTAAAATGAACGAACGTTCATTCAGTCCATTCTTTTTACTGTTTGTACTTTTTTCTCTCAATTTTTTTAAGGTTATTTTAATGCGTCAATCTGAAAATGAGATGACCGAGCAAATCTTTTTGGCCACAGAACGGCTGATGGCAGCAGGTGGATTGCACAATTTGTCGATGCACAAAATTGCCAAAGAAGCCAATATTTCTGCGGGAACAATTTATATTTACTTCAAAAGTAAAGAAGAATTGCTAAAGGAATTTGCTCGCAGGGTGTTCACCCTTTTTTCTAAGGAATTAGAAAAAAATTACGATGAAAACCAACCGCACTTTGAACAATATCGTCAAATGTGGTGGAACATTTGGCATCATTTACAAAACAATCCAATGATTGTGGTGAATATAAGCCAATATCAGTCCTTACCTGATTTTTATGAAATCTGTACGGAGCTGGAAACAGAAAGCCTTTGGTATGCCTTTTGTGAAAAGGCAAAGAAAGCTGGGGTGCTATGCGATTTATCGCATAAGATTTTGTTTTCATTAGGTTTAGAAAGTGCGATTAATCTGGCCTTAGATCAAGCCTTTTTCAAAACTGAAATGAAAGACGGTATGTTAGAAGAAGTGATCGCAAGAACTTGGCGCTCAATTCAAAAATAGTTTAGTGATTTTGTTTTATGGAGTTTTTTTATGAGTCTTAATACTCAACCCGTTCAACCTAAAACACAAAAGCGTTCGCACGTTTTTTGGGTGAAGTTGATCCTCATCGTGGCGGCATTAATTTTTATTGCAATGATTGCGGCAAATATCTTTAAAGGAAAAATGATTGGTCAATATTTGGCAAGTATGCCAGAAACCGCCAACCCAGTTACCGCAATGAAAGTAGAAGCGAGAGAATGGACGCCAGTGATTGAAACCACAGGCTTAGTTCGTCCAAATCAAGGGGCGATGCTAAGTGCGCAAACCGCAGGCACAGTTGCCAACGTGTTGGTGCAATCAGGCCAAGCCGTGAAAAAAGGCGATGTGTTAGTACAGTTAGACAGCTCAGTGGAACAGGCAAATTTATCGGCTTCGCAAGCGCAGCTTTCTTCGGTGAAACAAACCTATCAACGTTATCTCAATCTTTATAAAACTAAAAGCGTGTCGCAGCAGGAATTGGATAATGCCAAAGCCAGTTACGATGCCTTAGTGGCCAATATTGATGCGTTAAAAGCTACTATTGAACGCCGCCAAATTGTTGCGCCTTTTGATGGCGTAGCGGGGATTGTGAAAGTGAACGTAGGACAATACGTTACTTTAGGCAGCCCAATTGTACGCGTGGAAGATCGTAGCCAAATGAAAGTGGATTTCTCCGTGGCACAAAATTCCTTAGAGCAATTACACTTAGATCAAAAAGTTACCGCAACGGCTGATGCCCTTTTAGGGGAAACCTTTGGGGCAAAAATCACCGCGATTGAGCCAGCAATTAACGGTTCAACAGGTTTAATTGATGTGCAAGCGACCTTTGATCAGCCTGAGGGCGAAAAATTATTGTCAGGAATGTTCACCCGTTTACGCATTGCCTTGCCAACAGAGCGCAACCAAGTTGTCGTGCCACAAGTGGCGGTGAGCTACAATATGTACGGAGAAATCGCCTACGTTTTAACCGCACTTTCTGATGAAGATAAACAGAAGCTATTAGATAACGATAAATTCCCGCACAAAGATGATATTGATAAAGTCTATCGTGCCAAACAAATCACTGTATTCACCAAAGATCGCCAAGGTATTTATGCCCAATTAAAAGGCGATGATGTGAAAGTGGGTGATTTAATCATCACAGGCGGTCAGCAACGCATCGGTAACGGCAGCTTAGTGTTTGTTACTGATAAAGCAGGCGTGGGAACAAGCGAACCTGTGAAGAAAACCAATCTTTAATTAGGAAATAGCGAATGAAATTTACAGATATATTTATTCGTCGCCCCATTTTAGCGGTTTCGATTAGCTTGCTGATTGTGATTTTAGGTCTGCAAGCCATTTCGAAATTGACGGTGCGTGAATATCCTAAAATGACCACCACGGTAATTAATGTTACCACCACTTACCCCGGGGCAGATGCCAATCTGATCCAAGCCTTTATTACGTCAAAATTAGAAGAAGCTGTGGCGCAGGCAGATAATATTGATTATATGTCCTCTGAAAGCCGTCCAAATGTGTCTTCGATTACGGTAAAAATGAAACTGAACACCGATCCAAACGCTGCACTGGCTGATGTGTTAGCGAAAGTGAACTCGGTACGTTCTGCTTTACCAAGTGGTATTGATGATCCTGCGATTACGTCTTCCACTGGGGGATCGGGGATTATGTACATCAGTTTCCGTTCTAACAAATTAGATGCAAGCCAAGTTACCGACTATATTGAACGTGTGGTAAAACCGCAGTTCTTTACCGTAGAAGGGGTGGCAAAAGTGTCAATTTTCGGGGCATCACAATATGCAATGCGTATTTGGTTAGATCCGCAAAAAATGGCATCGCAAAATCTTTCTGCGCCAGAAGTGATGGCGGCGTTATCAGCAAATAACGTGCAAACCGCCGCGGGGAATGATAACGGTTATTTCACGGTATATAAAAACAAAGTGGAAACCACCACGAAAACCGTAGAGCAGTTGCAAAATCTGATCGTGTATTCAAAAGGCGATAACCTCGTGCGTTTGCGTGATATTGCCGATGTGGAATTAAACAAAGAAAGCGATGACAGTCGTGCGGTGGCTAATGGTTCAGATTCTGTGGTGTTAGCCATTGATCCTGCCTCAACGGCAAACCCATTAACGGTGGCAGAAAATATTCGTCCATTATATGAAAGTATTAAACGTAATTTACCTGATAGTATTGAAACGGATATTCTTTACGACCGCACTATTGCAATTAACAGCTCCATTGACGAAGTGGTAAAAACCATTTTAGAAGCAACCATTATCGTATTGGTGGTGATCACGTTATTTATCGGTTCATTCCGTGCTATTTTGATCCCCGTTATTACCATTCCGATTTCCTTGATCGGGGTAATAATGATGCTGCAAGCCTTTGATTTCTCCATCAACTTGATGACCTTGCTGGCTTTAATTCTGGCTATCGGCTTGGTGGTGGACGATGCCATTGTGGTGCTAGAAAATGTGGATCGCCATATTAAACTGGGTGAAACCCCGTTCCGTGCAGCGATCATCGGTACAAGAGAAATTGCAACGCCAGTTATTTCAATGACTATCGCCTTGATTGCAGTATATTCCCCAATGGCATTAATGAGTGGGATTACCGGTTCATTGTTTAAAGAATTCGCCCTCACTCTTGCAGGTGCGGTATTTATTTCAGGGATTGTGGCATTAACCCTTTCGCCAATGATGAGTAGTAAATTACTCAAACCGCATACCGAGCCCTCAAAACTTGAGCAACGTATTGAAAATACCTTAGGAAAATTGACCCGCACTTATGAATATGTGCTTGGTATCGTGATGAATAG
This window contains:
- the mltG gene encoding endolytic transglycosylase MltG; this translates as MKKFFLFLLFLLLLIGGAALWGYQHLTQWVQHPVNVQAEQLLTVERGTTGAKLAKLLEQEKLVDDATYLPWLLKLKPELNKIKAGTYSLEGVKTVADLLQRLNSGKEVQLNVRFLEGDTFKTWRKTLAKAPYLQQTLADKTEEEIYQLLDLPADLPHKIEGWLYPDTYSYTPKSSDLALLKRAAERMKALLEKTWAARDANLPLKNAYEMLILASIVERETALNDERGKVASVFINRLNKKMKLQTDPTVIYGMGERYNGNIRRKDLEEATPYNTYVIDGLPPTPIAMPTESALQAVAHPEKTEFLYFVADGTGGHKFSKNLQQHNQAVQEYLRWYRQQKSGK
- the tmk gene encoding dTMP kinase, with the protein product MTGKFIVIEGLEGAGKTTARDAIVEVLAREGIDDVVFTREPGGTPLAEKLRHLIKYETEEPVTDKAELLMLYAARIQLVENVIKPALAAGKWVVADRHDLSSQAYQGGGRQIDAQLLQSLKQTVLGDFSPDLTLYLDLDPEIGLARARGRGELDRIEQQEIAFFQRTRARYLALVKDDPKAVIINAEQPIEQVRADIQSAVQNFVKNHQ
- a CDS encoding DNA polymerase III subunit delta', producing MLRYPWLQPYYDKIINAFEQGYGHHALLFKTEQGIGDDELVRGVAEWLMCQSPKGNQPCGACHSCQLFNAGNHPDFYLLEPIENKDIGIDQVREVNEKVAQRSQQGGNKVVMIRQVDRLTESAANALLKTLEEPTEQTYFLLQADLSASLLATIYSRSQPWLIPNPPEVEALTWLETQNVGKIEEIRTALEVSHGRPLSALDMLQQGLLEKRKQLLRQFWQFYMRRSPLELLPHFEKEILFQQLDWLSAFLRDALKMKLNVPEQWVQADFLQAIARFNQRQSAQGLLKASQIMQQVRSDLLQINGVNQEIILLDGLTRLITEVFEPEQNH
- a CDS encoding TatD family hydrolase — translated: MFIVDSHCHLDALDYENLHQNVADVVQKAKQRGVQHLLAVGVTLKRFEQMYDTLKPFSEISLACGVHPLDLDDEPFDAERLLKLAQDDKVIAIGEMGLDYYYSVENKAQQQSVFAAQIGVANALNKPIIVHTRAAREDTIALLKENNAQKCGGVLHCFTENWEMAKQALDLGFYISISGIITFRNAEELREVVRQVPLDRLLVETDSPYLAPVPYRGKQNQPAYTREVCDYVATLKGLSSEEFAQITTQNFERLFKIQVQ
- a CDS encoding DUF1523 family protein, whose product is MRRFFKYFFILIIFLFHGFLFALVNYVTPHYDVTRVTGVEVKRVDKDGPITKSNPADGPTRDVYYIYTQKPNEDKVMVYRNEDTRWGFPFYFKFGSADLQAKAQSFAVEHKLVQVKYYGWRLVLFDEFRNATSIKEVTLDEGASYPILSYVFYFFLLITLFFSIQFVRGWFDSER
- a CDS encoding hemolysin family protein produces the protein MGLFEAILSLAALIGISAVISSAEISLAGARKLKLQSLENEGDERARLVLQLQAQPGRFITVVQIGLNMVAILGGVIGESAISPVLEKLLAQYSHAEWLQSAASWLSFAIVTIAFILLADLIPKRLAMTNPEAVALRTVRIMLFCIFLFKPIVWLFDAIANGVFRLFRISTVREDNLTPEDIVALMDAGAEAGVLKAQEHYLIENIFDMQERTVTSTMTTRENIVFLDRTFDREKVIATIKSNPHSKLLICDNGLDKILGYIESHSLLTLYLQEQQVSLTDQRILRKPLFIPDTLSLFEVLELFKSAGEDFAVIVNEYALVVGIVTLNDVMSIVMGELVSSEEEQIVRRDESSWLIDGATPLEDVMRALEIETFPDAENYETIGGFMMYMLRKIPKKTDFVLYDKYKFEIIDTENFKIDQLMVSLRKDI
- the rpmE gene encoding 50S ribosomal protein L31 gives rise to the protein MQQGIHPEYKEITATCSCGNVIKTRSTLGKALNLDVCSNCHPFYTGKQRVVDTGGRVERFNKRFSIPSTK
- the priA gene encoding primosomal protein N' produces the protein MKLVRVALAVPLFQFFDYLLPEGLNPVVGGRVVVPFGTQKRVGIVVDFPTESEIELQQLKGILGVLDEQNLFNEPVWQLIHWAANYYQAPLGEALFQALPVKLRQGESAVQNSQVFFHITELGEQALRENLLKRAKKQQEALQLLAAQPVEKGQNSFAASIWQNLKEKGYVVEKEQLAEIRPWQDIEQPIVNEQNKHRLNKEQALALGQILFHQGFAAWLIDGVTGSGKTEIYLQSIEETLKKGRQVLVLVPEIGLTPQTVQRFKARFNVEIDVLHSNLNDTQRLQAWQRAKSGQSAVVIGTRSALFTQFADLGLIVIDEEHDSSFKQQEGWRYHARDLAVVYAKQLDIPILLGSATPSLESLNNVKLGKYQHIILQKRAGNSTALQQFVIDLKHQRMQNGLSDALANKMQEHLQQGNQVLLFLNRRGFAPVLFCHECGWIAECQHCEKPYTYHQHQRVLRCHHCNSQKLIPMQCGHCGSTHLMTTGLGTEQLEETLKQRFPDYVVTRIDRDSTARKGKLEQHLQDIQQGKSQILIGTQMLAKGHHFPNVTLVGLMNVDNALFSLDFRAEERLAQLYVQVSGRAGRGEKHGQVVLQTHYPDHPLLRTLLKDGYGEFAQQALHLRQQMGLPPYSAQALFRAQSRHSEEAEQFLQHIAEQLQQQNVTGLQIYGPLPAPFSKKAGFYRWQLLLQHSSKAKLQQVLSQFKPHIPQKAHQVRWILDVDPLDLS
- the ftsN gene encoding cell division protein FtsN, which produces MAKRDYVSRRSGATNKKAKKVNKSVVLTIVALVIALFAGGLYFLKQKSNEIAPVVPTPEKKAPKSVLPTPPEEVWSYIKALETRTVPVDDNPKSLEKNMRLTEEQKKVLIEMEKEQKAAEAARLKQAEERKKAEEQAAREAARKPEPAKASVVESKPMVVETKPVVKVKEESKKAETVKKEEAPKKVETAVAKNTNGEKKYGLQCGAFKNRHQAENIQAKLVLAGFNARVNSSADWNRVVIGPVGDRTTTQKTLEKAKSITTCVLIGM